In Synechococcus sp. PCC 6312, one genomic interval encodes:
- a CDS encoding DUF760 domain-containing protein: MDQFLNSMSDPATPISLSDYLQGLDQETVSRMSRPSSPEVMALMDQHIMSLLGHLPPQEFDVTITTNRENLGRLLATALMSGYFLRGAEQRLKMEQSLANSHEL, translated from the coding sequence ATGGATCAATTCTTAAATTCCATGTCCGACCCCGCGACCCCAATTAGCTTAAGTGACTATCTCCAAGGTCTTGATCAGGAAACCGTGTCCCGGATGTCTCGCCCAAGTTCGCCAGAAGTGATGGCCCTAATGGATCAACACATCATGAGTTTGCTCGGTCATTTACCTCCCCAGGAATTTGATGTCACCATCACCACGAATCGAGAAAACCTTGGCCGACTCCTAGCCACTGCCTTGATGAGCGGTTATTTCCTCCGGGGAGCTGAACAGCGTCTAAAAATGGAACAGTCCTTAGCCAATAGTCATGAACTCTAG
- the bioD gene encoding dethiobiotin synthase — MTPGPVVLITGTDTEVGKTWVTSALFAYFQAHAPKLRVALFKPLQSGAVGDQEHYHWLFDLEQSPAEVNPVSFQAPLAPPLAAALENKEIDLAPIWQTLQHLRANYDLVLMEGIGGLGSPITWEWTVADLVGAWRIPIVLVVPVRLGAMGQAVANLALAREKKLTVRGLIRNCLTPCTDMQLAQWANPELLETLTHRPVLGTLPYLGKNVEKDDIPTLANAAANLQLEALFPEILGTGLELHHL, encoded by the coding sequence ATGACTCCAGGCCCCGTTGTTTTAATTACTGGTACCGATACAGAGGTGGGTAAAACCTGGGTAACTTCAGCCCTATTTGCCTATTTCCAAGCCCATGCCCCTAAGCTGAGAGTCGCACTGTTCAAACCCTTGCAATCTGGAGCAGTGGGAGACCAAGAGCACTATCATTGGTTATTTGACTTAGAGCAATCCCCCGCAGAGGTTAATCCCGTCTCATTCCAGGCCCCCTTAGCTCCTCCCTTAGCGGCGGCCCTAGAAAATAAAGAGATTGATTTAGCTCCCATTTGGCAAACCCTGCAACATCTCCGGGCCAATTACGATTTAGTCCTCATGGAAGGCATTGGCGGCTTAGGGTCTCCGATTACCTGGGAATGGACAGTGGCAGATTTGGTCGGGGCCTGGCGAATTCCGATTGTGTTAGTTGTTCCCGTTAGGTTAGGGGCGATGGGACAAGCGGTGGCAAACCTAGCATTGGCAAGAGAGAAAAAACTCACTGTCCGAGGCCTGATCCGGAATTGCCTGACTCCTTGCACCGATATGCAACTTGCACAATGGGCTAATCCAGAGCTTTTAGAAACCTTAACCCATCGGCCCGTACTGGGGACATTACCCTATTTAGGAAAGAATGTAGAAAAAGATGACATCCCCACGCTTGCCAATGCGGCGGCAAATTTACAGTTAGAAGCCCTCTTTCCCGAAATCCTAGGGACAGGCCTGGAGCTTCATCATCTCTAA
- the dacB gene encoding D-alanyl-D-alanine carboxypeptidase/D-alanyl-D-alanine-endopeptidase, with product MVPTPIWAICPANLSKNLDALVTTPAYAQGQWGIAITTLNDPNGSRTPDWLYTYKSNQRFLVASNLKLITTAATLAQFGPNYQLSTQVFGEGAGADWAWVRLVGGGDPSLKTSDLEKMAQSLWQQGIRHIDTLEITSLPFADPPLNPTWSLADVADGEIAPITRLALNRNALPLVVTPQELNKPLHLAWTYPELSQDWQIVNQTRTVATSDEEFIDTKLDEAKKIVRVMGQLRVGSEPEPVDIPLLNPYPYILNQWRAALSRVGIQINRVQIQNSPSRPMGQRLYSLSSPPLTELINQTNRQSDNFYAETLKQVTATIQPSQITQILSTWGLASNSYHLEDGSGLSRANWVTPQALIQLLQMQRLQPYWPVFQNSLPQAGVNGTLKNRFKNTIAQGTIWAKTGTLEGVAALSGYAYPPNFSPLVFSIVVNQSNVEGSSLRPRLDRIALEMMKLQACP from the coding sequence TTGGTTCCGACCCCAATCTGGGCCATTTGTCCTGCTAATTTATCAAAGAATCTGGATGCCTTAGTAACCACACCCGCCTATGCTCAGGGACAGTGGGGAATTGCAATTACGACTCTGAATGATCCCAATGGCAGCAGGACTCCCGACTGGCTCTATACCTACAAGAGCAATCAGCGGTTTTTAGTCGCATCTAATCTCAAACTGATTACAACGGCCGCAACTCTGGCTCAATTTGGCCCGAATTATCAGCTATCTACACAGGTTTTTGGAGAAGGTGCAGGAGCAGATTGGGCCTGGGTGCGATTGGTGGGAGGAGGAGATCCGAGCTTGAAGACTTCTGATCTAGAAAAAATGGCCCAATCTCTCTGGCAGCAGGGAATTCGCCACATTGACACTCTTGAGATCACCAGTCTGCCTTTTGCCGATCCGCCCTTGAATCCGACTTGGTCTTTAGCTGATGTTGCCGATGGTGAAATTGCCCCAATTACCCGCTTGGCCTTGAATCGTAATGCTTTACCGTTAGTTGTTACTCCCCAAGAATTAAATAAACCTCTCCACCTGGCCTGGACATACCCGGAACTAAGTCAGGACTGGCAGATTGTTAATCAAACCCGGACTGTGGCAACCTCCGATGAGGAGTTTATTGACACCAAATTAGATGAAGCGAAGAAAATTGTCCGGGTTATGGGGCAACTCCGAGTCGGCAGCGAACCAGAACCTGTGGATATCCCATTGCTCAATCCCTATCCTTATATCCTCAATCAGTGGCGGGCTGCCCTAAGCCGAGTCGGGATTCAGATCAACCGCGTCCAGATTCAAAACAGCCCCAGCCGGCCAATGGGACAACGTTTGTATAGCTTGTCATCGCCGCCTTTAACAGAGCTAATTAACCAGACCAACCGCCAGAGTGATAATTTTTACGCCGAAACCCTGAAGCAAGTCACCGCAACTATTCAACCTAGTCAAATCACACAAATTTTAAGCACCTGGGGCCTGGCATCAAATAGCTATCATCTTGAAGATGGTTCTGGGTTATCGCGAGCTAACTGGGTGACTCCACAAGCTCTCATCCAACTCCTCCAGATGCAGCGATTGCAGCCCTACTGGCCAGTCTTTCAAAACTCTTTACCCCAGGCCGGAGTTAATGGAACCCTCAAAAACCGCTTTAAGAATACGATTGCTCAAGGAACTATCTGGGCAAAAACAGGAACCTTAGAGGGTGTTGCTGCCTTATCCGGCTATGCCTATCCCCCGAATTTCTCGCCTTTGGTGTTCAGTATTGTTGTCAATCAAAGCAATGTCGAAGGGAGTAGTTTACGCCCACGTCTGGATCGAATTGCTTTAGAGATGATGAAGCTCCAGGCCTGTCCCTAG
- a CDS encoding pentapeptide repeat-containing protein yields MKGFAIKVIEVLGIGLAWSSNVLAANPDHVAQLLTTNTCPSCDLSGADLKGYNLSGANLTNANLSGADLSNAVLTQANLQGVNLSGANLTAVYMDRTNLRQANLSQTKLIMASLRHSLFNQANFQGADLAGADLQYTDLRQANFQQANLEQTNLLFARLNRANLTQVNLEGAYQPKMPYRLMFH; encoded by the coding sequence ATGAAAGGGTTTGCCATTAAGGTGATTGAGGTATTGGGCATTGGCCTGGCCTGGAGTAGTAATGTTCTGGCTGCTAACCCGGATCATGTGGCCCAATTGCTGACAACCAATACTTGCCCTAGTTGCGATTTGAGTGGGGCTGACTTAAAAGGCTACAACCTGTCAGGGGCCAACTTAACTAATGCCAACCTCAGTGGGGCAGACTTGAGCAATGCGGTTCTCACCCAGGCCAACTTGCAAGGAGTTAACTTGAGCGGGGCAAACCTGACGGCGGTGTATATGGATCGGACAAACCTTCGCCAGGCCAACCTAAGCCAAACCAAACTGATCATGGCTTCCCTGCGGCATTCCCTCTTCAACCAGGCCAATTTTCAAGGCGCGGATTTAGCCGGAGCCGATTTGCAATATACAGATTTACGCCAGGCCAATTTTCAGCAGGCCAACTTAGAACAAACCAATCTCTTATTTGCCCGTTTGAATCGTGCTAATTTGACCCAGGTGAACTTAGAGGGAGCCTATCAACCGAAAATGCCCTATCGTCTGATGTTTCATTAA
- a CDS encoding DUF29 domain-containing protein, whose amino-acid sequence MGESSKPLYEQDFGLWAETMADLLAQGRFTELDIENLVEEVRDLSKRERDRLLSSLRLIVHHLLKWEYQPQRRSRSWQVTIQRERNNIRFYLKDSPVLKRYLTDEWVAEVYENARLDAYKETNLDFPKDCPYNIAAVLERPIELV is encoded by the coding sequence ATGGGAGAGTCAAGTAAACCATTGTATGAGCAGGATTTTGGCCTCTGGGCAGAAACGATGGCTGATTTATTGGCCCAGGGTCGATTTACCGAGTTAGATATTGAAAACTTGGTGGAGGAGGTGCGGGATTTGTCAAAACGGGAGCGGGATCGCTTGTTAAGTAGTCTCCGGTTGATTGTGCATCATCTCCTCAAGTGGGAATATCAACCCCAAAGACGCTCTCGAAGCTGGCAGGTGACTATTCAACGGGAACGCAATAACATCCGGTTTTATCTTAAAGACAGCCCTGTCCTAAAGCGTTATTTAACTGATGAGTGGGTTGCAGAGGTCTATGAAAACGCTCGCTTGGATGCATACAAAGAAACAAATTTAGATTTTCCGAAAGATTGCCCCTACAACATTGCAGCGGTGTTGGAGCGACCCATTGAGCTAGTTTAA
- a CDS encoding ROK family protein, with the protein MSGKEVLGIDLGGTAIKFGRFNPEGICLEKLTVPTPRPASPTAVIQTIVETLEKLDPDNKTLGIGMGVPGPTDRAGRIVRVAINLDNWQNVPMAETLEKLTHRPVILANDANCALVGEAWLGAGRTFKDVILLTLGTGVGGGILLDGKLFIGRHGTAAELGLITVDLHGHPCNSGNQGSLEQHASATAIKRRTGMDAAALAAQARAGDGDALAFWATFGQDLAAGLATFLYVLTPEAVLIGGGVSAAMDLFLPSLWAEVERRVLPSSREGLKIIRAELGNQAGIVGAAKLAWDLIEAS; encoded by the coding sequence ATGTCTGGTAAAGAGGTACTGGGGATTGATCTCGGTGGTACAGCAATTAAATTTGGCCGGTTTAACCCGGAGGGAATTTGCTTAGAAAAGCTCACTGTGCCAACCCCACGCCCGGCCTCACCCACAGCAGTCATTCAAACCATTGTCGAAACCCTCGAAAAGCTGGATCCAGACAACAAAACCTTAGGCATTGGCATGGGAGTCCCTGGGCCCACAGATCGGGCTGGCAGAATCGTGCGAGTGGCGATTAATCTCGATAACTGGCAGAACGTCCCCATGGCCGAAACCCTGGAAAAACTCACCCATCGCCCCGTCATTTTAGCTAATGATGCCAATTGTGCCTTAGTCGGCGAGGCCTGGTTGGGAGCGGGTCGGACATTCAAAGATGTCATTCTCTTGACCTTGGGCACAGGGGTGGGGGGCGGTATTTTGTTAGATGGAAAGCTCTTTATCGGTCGCCATGGTACAGCTGCCGAACTGGGGTTAATTACCGTTGATTTGCATGGCCATCCCTGTAACAGCGGCAATCAAGGCTCTCTGGAACAACATGCTTCTGCCACGGCCATCAAAAGACGTACCGGGATGGATGCAGCAGCCTTAGCGGCCCAGGCCCGGGCGGGAGATGGGGATGCCTTAGCCTTCTGGGCCACCTTTGGTCAAGATTTAGCCGCTGGCCTGGCCACCTTTTTGTATGTCTTAACTCCAGAGGCAGTTTTGATTGGCGGGGGGGTGAGTGCGGCGATGGACTTATTCTTACCGTCTCTCTGGGCGGAAGTGGAGCGGCGGGTGCTTCCGAGTTCGCGAGAGGGCTTAAAAATTATTCGGGCCGAGTTAGGTAATCAAGCCGGGATTGTTGGCGCGGCAAAGCTGGCCTGGGATTTAATTGAAGCATCTTAA
- a CDS encoding FAD-dependent oxidoreductase: MNTTIEHEFASDIGDLSARYWDAGQAFDGGDVLFPQGYAQIVQVLAQKPTPLSVEFRQIVQAIDYSNPQSVQIRTDRQGFQANAVLITVPLGVLKKGSIRFTPPLPKTKEAAIQRLGMGVLNKAYFRFPQAFWAESDLLGYVSPEKGHWCEWLNLYPVIKEPVLLGFNAGTYGQYIESLGNADIIKAGLDTLQTIFGPKIPAPTGTLITRWGQDPFSWGAYSHLPPGASPADYQTLAQPIGQHLFFAGEATQEQYPATVHGALLSGQREAQRILQL, translated from the coding sequence GTGAACACCACCATTGAGCATGAATTTGCTAGCGACATTGGAGATTTATCGGCCCGCTATTGGGATGCTGGTCAGGCTTTTGATGGGGGTGATGTTCTCTTTCCCCAGGGGTATGCCCAAATTGTCCAAGTCTTAGCCCAAAAACCAACGCCCCTCTCTGTTGAGTTCCGACAAATTGTCCAGGCCATTGACTACTCAAATCCCCAATCAGTTCAAATTAGGACAGACCGCCAAGGTTTCCAAGCCAATGCTGTCCTCATTACCGTCCCCTTAGGAGTTTTAAAAAAAGGCAGTATTCGTTTTACCCCTCCTTTGCCCAAAACTAAGGAAGCAGCAATCCAACGCTTAGGAATGGGGGTTTTGAACAAAGCCTATTTTCGGTTTCCCCAGGCCTTTTGGGCAGAATCAGATCTCCTCGGCTACGTCTCCCCCGAAAAAGGGCATTGGTGTGAATGGTTGAATCTCTATCCGGTGATCAAGGAACCCGTCCTACTCGGATTTAATGCGGGCACCTATGGGCAATACATTGAGAGCTTGGGGAATGCAGACATTATCAAGGCGGGCCTGGACACGCTCCAAACCATATTCGGCCCCAAGATTCCCGCACCGACTGGAACCCTCATCACTCGCTGGGGGCAGGATCCCTTTAGCTGGGGGGCCTATTCCCATCTTCCACCGGGGGCCAGTCCGGCAGATTATCAAACCTTAGCCCAACCCATCGGTCAACACCTGTTCTTTGCTGGAGAGGCGACCCAGGAGCAATACCCCGCCACTGTCCACGGAGCCTTACTCAGCGGTCAACGGGAAGCCCAACGAATTTTGCAACTCTAA
- a CDS encoding FAD-dependent oxidoreductase codes for MRRQRFLTLLGGGGLGLTLASCWDQAKPLREATNLDQIWDVIVIGAGVAGLAAARILQDQGQRVLVLEGRNRIGGRVWTNRSLDGLPLDLGASWIHGIEGNP; via the coding sequence GTGAGACGACAGCGATTCTTAACACTGCTCGGTGGTGGGGGTCTGGGGTTAACCTTAGCCAGTTGTTGGGATCAGGCCAAACCCTTGCGTGAAGCAACCAATCTGGATCAAATCTGGGATGTGATTGTAATTGGGGCAGGGGTGGCGGGCCTGGCCGCGGCCAGGATACTTCAGGATCAGGGTCAGCGGGTCTTGGTCTTAGAAGGACGGAATCGAATTGGCGGGCGGGTTTGGACTAATCGAAGTTTAGATGGCCTGCCCTTAGATTTAGGTGCATCCTGGATCCATGGGATAGAGGGGAATCCTTAG
- the recR gene encoding recombination mediator RecR: protein MSTVYTRPLARLIEQLQRLPGIGPKSAQRLALHLLKRPESEIQALAQALLDAKQQVGVCGVCFHLSAEPVCDICRTPTREDSLICVVADSRDVIAIEKTREYRGKYHVLGGLISPMDGIGPEQLQIHPLIQRASQARVIEVILAINPSIEGETTTLYLGQLLKPFVKVTRIAFGLPVGGDLEYADEMTLAKALEGRRELE from the coding sequence ATGAGTACGGTTTATACGCGTCCGTTGGCTCGCTTAATCGAACAACTGCAACGACTCCCTGGCATTGGCCCCAAGTCTGCTCAGCGACTAGCCTTACATTTACTGAAACGTCCCGAAAGTGAAATCCAGGCCCTTGCCCAAGCTCTCCTCGATGCCAAACAACAAGTAGGGGTCTGCGGGGTCTGTTTTCATCTATCGGCCGAACCGGTTTGCGACATTTGTCGGACTCCAACCCGTGAGGATAGCCTCATTTGCGTGGTTGCCGACTCTCGCGATGTGATTGCCATTGAGAAAACCCGTGAATATCGGGGCAAATATCACGTTTTAGGCGGATTGATTTCACCAATGGATGGCATTGGCCCTGAACAATTACAAATTCATCCCTTGATCCAACGGGCCAGCCAAGCACGGGTCATCGAGGTTATTTTAGCTATTAATCCCAGTATTGAAGGGGAAACTACAACCCTCTACTTGGGCCAACTCCTCAAGCCCTTTGTCAAAGTGACCCGGATTGCCTTTGGTTTACCCGTGGGTGGGGATTTAGAATATGCCGATGAGATGACCTTAGCAAAAGCTCTGGAAGGACGGCGAGAATTGGAGTGA
- a CDS encoding alpha/beta hydrolase yields MRWLSPQFPNVMPIAFKHHSRKLEKLWSWSLGLGVLLGAVVSSPALGADSLTVSLAGITITATTQDLTGFSQTGELPANLAPLGTFLSAGDLAALRSALQQKITFPTEGTSQLLNTPAGQRVLNVLGQFIQTSNRQSGASGLKTALIQAAQAPQGLTLLGVIENFPDATINIDAAQAIPLVNAIFSEISTTKAVINIVNQQSQTALAKSPNLPSTLVDLTAPGPNTWQVQSLTLNNKTANFQFPVTLYVPNISGTIPLVVISPGLGEDLNTFAYLAEHLASYGFGVAILDHPGSDATRQTEFLAGKIPEEILPQEFINRPQSISVTLDYLAQLSKVKFNTQTVGLLGHSFGGYDTWALAGATQDSTTLTAACQNPETIIKPSVILDCKVTRLPGPLPNFRDSRIQAAMAINPIGGTIYGSTGFQAIQIPMLVLAGSEDFIAPPLVEQFQPFSRLSSAPKYLVLLNGGTHMSTMGDLPPENSPNALPPFVVGSDPGIARNQLQAVTVAFMQAYINGQSNFQAYLSPAYLAKLSQPQMKATLTQSLTPDQIEAAASPPK; encoded by the coding sequence ATGCGGTGGTTATCTCCCCAATTCCCTAACGTTATGCCTATAGCCTTTAAACATCACTCTCGAAAATTAGAAAAACTTTGGAGTTGGAGCCTTGGTTTAGGGGTATTACTGGGAGCAGTTGTGAGCAGCCCAGCCTTGGGAGCGGATTCCCTAACAGTATCTTTAGCCGGCATTACAATCACAGCCACAACCCAAGACTTGACCGGTTTTAGTCAAACGGGAGAACTGCCAGCCAACTTAGCTCCTTTGGGGACATTTCTGAGTGCAGGTGATTTGGCAGCATTGCGTTCGGCGTTACAGCAAAAAATTACATTTCCAACCGAAGGAACATCCCAACTTCTCAATACACCGGCCGGTCAGCGAGTGTTAAATGTTTTGGGCCAGTTTATTCAAACCAGTAATCGGCAATCAGGTGCTAGTGGCTTAAAAACAGCCTTGATTCAGGCAGCCCAGGCCCCCCAAGGACTAACACTTTTGGGTGTCATCGAGAATTTTCCTGATGCCACAATTAATATTGATGCTGCCCAGGCCATTCCCCTGGTCAATGCCATTTTCAGTGAAATTAGTACCACTAAAGCAGTCATTAATATTGTTAATCAACAGAGTCAAACTGCCCTCGCTAAATCCCCTAATCTTCCCAGTACCCTTGTGGATCTAACAGCACCTGGCCCGAATACCTGGCAAGTTCAATCCCTAACCCTGAATAACAAGACAGCTAACTTTCAATTTCCTGTTACCCTCTATGTTCCTAATATTTCTGGGACAATCCCCTTAGTTGTCATTTCACCAGGCCTGGGGGAAGACCTCAACACCTTTGCCTATTTGGCTGAACATTTGGCTTCCTATGGATTTGGAGTGGCCATTCTTGATCACCCAGGCAGTGATGCAACCCGGCAAACGGAGTTTCTGGCTGGTAAAATTCCCGAAGAAATTCTCCCTCAAGAATTCATTAATCGGCCCCAATCCATTTCCGTCACCCTTGACTATCTGGCTCAACTCTCTAAGGTGAAATTCAACACCCAAACCGTTGGGTTGCTGGGACATTCCTTTGGCGGTTACGATACCTGGGCCTTGGCTGGAGCGACCCAAGATAGTACCACCCTGACTGCTGCTTGCCAAAATCCAGAGACAATCATTAAGCCTTCTGTGATTCTTGATTGCAAAGTCACTAGACTACCTGGCCCCCTACCCAATTTTCGCGATAGTCGGATTCAAGCAGCGATGGCGATTAACCCCATCGGGGGAACAATTTATGGCTCAACCGGCTTTCAAGCAATTCAAATTCCGATGCTGGTTCTAGCGGGTAGTGAAGATTTTATTGCTCCCCCCTTAGTTGAACAATTTCAACCCTTTTCCCGCCTGAGTTCTGCCCCAAAATACTTAGTCTTGCTCAATGGTGGGACGCATATGTCCACAATGGGCGATTTACCCCCAGAGAACAGCCCCAATGCTCTACCCCCCTTTGTTGTCGGTTCTGATCCTGGGATTGCCCGCAATCAACTCCAGGCCGTGACTGTGGCCTTTATGCAGGCCTATATTAATGGTCAGTCCAACTTCCAGGCCTACCTTTCTCCCGCCTATCTGGCCAAACTCAGTCAACCCCAAATGAAGGCCACCCTGACTCAATCCCTCACTCCGGACCAAATTGAGGCGGCAGCATCCCCCCCTAAGTAG
- a CDS encoding response regulator, translated as MTKTILMTQAISKQGELWHGALTSQGITVIWESNSADLVQVLAQMQAVGLKLPDLLLIDMGMEVTNPYRFCQSCQQDYPGLKIVITVGEERAISPAEKRWAIHQGALDLLPGLQQNSLITSVVTHLSRVMELLGEPLQQESLMAALSKISALQQAVSSPPQLPSLPPLPKVPPAPPETPSKYRGTEVRETPPESPPVGDSSTRRRYRGSSY; from the coding sequence ATGACTAAAACCATCCTCATGACCCAGGCCATTTCCAAACAGGGCGAACTTTGGCATGGTGCGTTGACCTCCCAGGGGATCACCGTGATTTGGGAGTCTAATAGTGCGGATTTGGTCCAAGTGTTAGCGCAAATGCAGGCAGTGGGTCTAAAGTTACCCGATCTGCTCCTGATTGATATGGGGATGGAGGTGACTAATCCCTATCGGTTCTGCCAGTCCTGTCAGCAGGATTATCCGGGCTTAAAAATTGTCATTACCGTTGGGGAAGAGCGCGCCATTAGTCCCGCCGAAAAGCGTTGGGCCATTCATCAAGGGGCATTGGATTTACTGCCTGGCCTGCAACAAAACTCCTTGATTACCAGTGTTGTCACCCATCTCAGCCGCGTTATGGAACTTTTAGGAGAACCACTCCAGCAAGAGAGTCTCATGGCTGCCCTCAGTAAAATTAGTGCGTTGCAACAGGCTGTTTCATCTCCCCCCCAATTGCCCTCTTTGCCGCCGTTACCGAAAGTTCCCCCTGCCCCGCCGGAAACTCCCAGTAAATATCGAGGCACAGAAGTCCGGGAAACACCTCCTGAGTCACCTCCAGTCGGTGATAGTTCAACGCGACGGCGTTATCGAGGTTCCAGTTACTAA